The following proteins are co-located in the uncultured Draconibacterium sp. genome:
- a CDS encoding hemolysin family protein codes for MNAYLLILITILLSAFFSGMEIAFVSANKLRLELDKQSDPFSSRILKFVTSNGGKYIATMLVGNNIALVVYGIAFATILEPVFGNFIQSEMIVLLLQTIVSTLIILVFAEFLPKTLFRIFPNFLLNLLSLPLALFYILFYPITSFSIGVTNSLLKHFLKTDVHTRNKNLVFGRVDLDEFINEPENAGMEKKENVETEIKLFKNALDFSKVKLREIMVPRTEIEMLEIGASIAELRQKFVETGYSRILFYTENIDNIIGYVHSSILFHNPDSIESFIKKVLIVPETMPANKLLSTFIQEHKSIAIVVDEFGGTSGMVTSEDILEEIFGEIEDEHDIRDIVEKKINDNEYIFSGRAEIDLINEKYFLDLPETDDFETLAGFILYYHESIPKINSQIKIRNFHFKILKATNTKIELVKLTLSEE; via the coding sequence ATGAATGCGTATTTGCTGATATTGATAACAATTCTGCTTTCTGCTTTCTTCTCAGGAATGGAAATTGCTTTTGTGTCGGCAAATAAACTGAGATTGGAACTCGACAAACAATCGGATCCATTTAGTTCCAGGATATTAAAATTTGTAACTTCAAACGGAGGTAAATACATTGCCACCATGTTGGTTGGCAACAACATAGCATTGGTCGTTTACGGTATTGCATTTGCCACAATTCTTGAACCTGTATTCGGGAATTTTATTCAGTCGGAAATGATTGTACTCTTGTTACAAACCATTGTTTCTACTTTAATAATTTTAGTTTTTGCTGAGTTTTTACCCAAAACATTGTTTCGTATCTTTCCCAATTTTCTACTCAATTTATTGTCTCTCCCACTGGCCTTATTTTACATTCTGTTTTATCCAATTACAAGCTTTTCAATCGGAGTAACCAATTCGCTTTTAAAACACTTTTTAAAAACCGATGTACACACCCGAAACAAAAATCTGGTTTTTGGCCGCGTTGATCTCGACGAATTTATAAATGAACCGGAAAACGCCGGAATGGAGAAAAAAGAAAATGTTGAAACAGAAATAAAACTTTTTAAAAATGCTCTTGACTTTTCGAAAGTAAAATTACGCGAAATAATGGTGCCGCGAACCGAAATTGAAATGCTCGAAATAGGTGCTTCGATTGCAGAATTGCGACAAAAATTTGTTGAAACCGGTTATTCACGTATTTTGTTTTACACCGAAAACATCGACAATATTATTGGTTACGTACATTCTTCCATTCTTTTTCATAATCCCGACTCAATAGAATCATTTATAAAAAAGGTACTGATTGTTCCGGAAACAATGCCCGCCAACAAGCTACTCAGCACATTTATTCAGGAACATAAAAGTATTGCAATTGTAGTCGACGAGTTTGGTGGCACTTCGGGAATGGTAACAAGCGAGGATATTTTGGAGGAAATTTTTGGAGAAATTGAAGACGAACATGACATTCGGGATATCGTTGAGAAAAAGATTAACGATAATGAATACATTTTTTCGGGAAGAGCCGAAATTGATTTAATAAATGAAAAATACTTTTTAGACTTACCTGAAACCGATGACTTTGAAACCCTCGCCGGTTTTATACTTTACTACCACGAAAGTATTCCGAAAATAAATTCTCAAATTAAAATCAGAAATTTCCATTTCAAAATACTAAAAGCCACAAATACCAAAATAGAATTGGTAAAACTCACACTTTCAGAAGAATAA
- a CDS encoding SurA N-terminal domain-containing protein yields MATLQKIRTKAGLLVAIVIGVSLAAFILGDLIKGGSSVFQKNRLEVGVIDGESIQYPDFQKQVEELGEIFKQNYQTNQLDDNAWTQVREQAWQSTINKIVMGDVYEDLGIEISSDELFDMLQGANPHQIVQQIFRNPETGQFDRASVVRFLKNLETGVAQDQRVYWLNLEKQIVDERTQSKYANMVGKGLYVTSEQAQASATAGSKTVNFDYISLPHSTVKNDEVTVTEKDLKAYYNEHQNDYKQEQSRRVEYITYAVTPSEADYKDAEEWIEDIKSDFSKAQDNVQFVNSNSDVNFENVWNKKEDLPENIAAWVFDENAQVNDVFGPYAEGASFTLAKLHKSEMMPDSVEARHILLQVTTQAELIAAQALADSLKTMIDKGADFAKLARENSSDQGSAINGGDLGWFKRNQMVKPFEEVAFNNSTDSVTIVATQFGLHLIQTTKRGKLTPQVQVAYLTRNVVPSTKTYQNTYALASKFAGENTTKEEFDAAVATEKLTKRVANVGENERQIVGLENARQLIRAAYQAEVNDILQTTQESPIFELGDNFVIAVLTQASEEGIASFDEVKARVELAVVKERKLNY; encoded by the coding sequence ATGGCAACGTTACAAAAAATTAGAACAAAAGCAGGATTATTAGTAGCAATTGTAATCGGTGTTTCATTGGCCGCCTTTATTCTTGGTGATCTTATCAAAGGGGGTTCGTCAGTGTTTCAAAAAAACCGTTTAGAAGTGGGAGTTATCGATGGAGAATCGATTCAATATCCTGATTTTCAGAAACAAGTAGAAGAGTTGGGTGAAATATTCAAACAAAACTACCAAACAAATCAGTTAGACGACAACGCGTGGACACAAGTCAGAGAACAAGCATGGCAATCAACCATTAATAAAATTGTGATGGGCGATGTGTATGAAGATCTTGGTATTGAAATCAGTTCAGACGAACTTTTCGATATGCTTCAGGGAGCCAATCCTCACCAAATTGTTCAACAAATTTTCCGCAACCCTGAAACCGGTCAGTTCGACAGGGCTTCGGTAGTTCGTTTCCTAAAAAACCTTGAAACCGGTGTTGCTCAAGACCAACGTGTTTACTGGTTAAACCTGGAAAAACAAATTGTTGACGAGCGTACTCAGTCAAAATATGCCAATATGGTTGGAAAAGGTCTATACGTAACCAGCGAACAAGCACAAGCCAGTGCTACTGCCGGAAGTAAAACCGTTAATTTCGACTATATTTCTTTGCCTCACAGCACGGTTAAAAACGACGAGGTTACAGTTACCGAAAAAGATTTGAAAGCTTATTACAACGAGCACCAAAACGACTACAAACAGGAACAGAGCAGAAGAGTTGAATACATTACCTATGCTGTTACTCCTTCAGAAGCCGATTACAAAGATGCCGAAGAATGGATTGAAGACATTAAAAGTGATTTTTCAAAAGCTCAGGACAACGTTCAGTTTGTAAACTCAAACTCAGATGTAAACTTCGAAAATGTTTGGAACAAAAAAGAAGATCTTCCTGAAAATATAGCTGCATGGGTATTTGATGAAAATGCACAGGTGAATGACGTATTTGGTCCTTATGCTGAAGGAGCTTCATTCACTTTAGCTAAACTGCACAAATCAGAAATGATGCCTGACTCGGTTGAAGCCCGTCATATTTTATTACAGGTAACAACTCAGGCAGAATTAATTGCAGCTCAGGCTTTGGCTGACAGTTTAAAAACTATGATCGACAAAGGTGCTGATTTTGCCAAATTGGCTCGCGAAAATTCAAGCGATCAGGGTTCTGCAATTAACGGTGGTGATTTGGGCTGGTTCAAACGCAATCAAATGGTAAAACCTTTTGAAGAAGTTGCTTTTAATAATAGTACTGATAGTGTAACAATTGTTGCAACGCAGTTTGGACTTCACTTAATTCAGACTACAAAACGTGGTAAATTAACTCCACAGGTTCAGGTTGCTTACTTAACACGAAATGTTGTGCCAAGCACAAAAACATACCAGAACACTTACGCTTTAGCAAGTAAATTCGCTGGCGAAAACACAACTAAAGAAGAGTTTGATGCAGCAGTTGCAACTGAAAAGTTAACAAAACGTGTTGCTAACGTTGGCGAAAACGAGCGTCAGATTGTTGGTTTGGAAAATGCAAGACAATTGATCAGAGCAGCATACCAGGCAGAAGTAAACGATATTCTTCAAACAACTCAGGAATCACCAATTTTTGAATTGGGCGACAACTTTGTGATTGCAGTGCTTACTCAAGCTTCGGAAGAAGGTATTGCATCGTTCGACGAAGTGAAAGCACGGGTTGAATTAGCAGTTGTTAAAGAAAGAAAGCTGAATTATTAG
- a CDS encoding IS982 family transposase, with amino-acid sequence MNSKITEIFYLIDEFCKEFEKVKEGHVLVEESSKKRRNRKFVMSDSEVITIMVLFHLKNYRCLKHFYVHYVQKHMQSDFPKTVSYNRFVELQQKSLMPMAVFLQLCCLGKCTGVSFIDSTPIRVCHIRREFQHKTFKGLATKGQCSMGWFFGFKLHIVINDKGEILDFLFTQANVDDREPLKNKNFHDKIFGKLIGDKGYISKTLFDELFIDGIHLITKIRKNMKNSLMLTQDKILLRKRALIETVNDELKIMCQIEHTRHRSFGNFLTNLLAGLIAYSHFPKKPTLNLDEIIENNQICNLH; translated from the coding sequence ATGAACTCTAAAATTACCGAAATTTTCTATTTAATTGACGAATTTTGCAAAGAATTTGAGAAGGTTAAGGAGGGACATGTCCTGGTTGAAGAATCTTCTAAAAAGCGAAGAAACCGTAAATTCGTTATGTCCGACAGCGAAGTGATTACCATTATGGTGTTGTTTCACCTAAAGAATTACAGGTGTTTGAAGCATTTTTATGTGCATTATGTGCAAAAACACATGCAATCCGACTTCCCAAAAACGGTATCATACAACCGTTTTGTCGAGCTTCAGCAGAAATCATTGATGCCCATGGCAGTATTCCTGCAACTATGTTGCCTTGGCAAATGTACTGGTGTTTCGTTTATAGATTCCACCCCCATTAGAGTGTGCCATATCAGACGAGAGTTTCAACACAAAACTTTTAAAGGACTGGCTACTAAAGGGCAATGTTCGATGGGATGGTTTTTTGGGTTCAAACTCCACATCGTCATCAACGACAAAGGAGAAATCCTCGACTTCCTTTTCACCCAAGCCAATGTTGATGACAGGGAGCCGTTGAAAAACAAAAATTTCCATGACAAAATATTCGGGAAACTTATTGGTGATAAAGGTTATATCTCAAAAACATTGTTCGACGAACTTTTTATCGACGGTATTCACCTGATTACCAAAATCCGCAAAAACATGAAAAACTCGTTGATGCTGACACAAGATAAAATATTGTTGCGAAAAAGGGCTTTGATTGAGACAGTTAACGACGAATTAAAAATTATGTGCCAGATAGAACACACAAGACACCGAAGCTTTGGGAACTTTCTTACAAACTTGCTAGCAGGTCTGATTGCTTATTCGCACTTTCCTAAAAAGCCTACTTTAAATCTCGATGAAATTATTGAAAATAACCAAATTTGCAACTTGCATTAA
- a CDS encoding threonine/serine exporter family protein, translated as MHFYIELTLFYEEDEQTYSHVESVRPGELNLGALSRIVEITNNLISNTIDFDEAKTEIERLKTLPFEYGKLTEFIAFMTSAGAFSIILDTSWSSAIAASFIGGIVYLLTLWSKHSVYIRSTLESLVAFVATVLTGLLSLFFHQINISMTILASIIVFIPGLSITTALEEITARNLVSGTAKLFDSLVSLFKQFFGVVLGLAILPLFVELEPQRIINDIPNSVHLLAIIVLALSLTPVFKVRHKDIFLCVVVGFISFLTTTVFDFTGILVSIFMGTLATVAVSKLFSKLTRTPRLVYLVPGIIMLVPGSKAFIGLSTVFLHQNNASGNMGEQVLYIFMGIIGGLLFSGTFMDKKLQEHNR; from the coding sequence TTGCATTTTTATATCGAACTCACGTTATTTTACGAAGAGGATGAGCAAACCTACAGTCATGTTGAGAGCGTTCGACCCGGAGAACTTAATCTGGGAGCCTTATCGCGTATTGTTGAAATAACAAACAACCTGATTTCAAATACCATTGATTTTGATGAAGCAAAAACAGAAATTGAGCGACTAAAAACGTTACCTTTCGAATATGGAAAGCTAACCGAATTCATAGCTTTTATGACTTCGGCGGGAGCTTTTAGTATCATACTCGATACAAGCTGGTCTTCAGCCATTGCGGCCTCCTTTATTGGAGGTATAGTGTATTTGCTCACACTTTGGTCGAAACATTCAGTCTATATCCGAAGTACGCTGGAATCACTGGTTGCTTTTGTAGCAACTGTTCTTACGGGCTTACTTTCCTTGTTTTTCCATCAGATTAATATTTCGATGACAATTCTGGCTTCCATTATTGTATTTATTCCTGGCCTTTCGATTACAACAGCCCTGGAAGAAATTACAGCCAGAAACCTAGTTTCAGGTACGGCCAAATTATTCGATTCACTGGTTTCGCTATTTAAACAATTTTTTGGAGTTGTTTTGGGGCTTGCAATATTACCCCTGTTTGTTGAATTAGAACCACAAAGAATAATTAACGACATTCCTAACTCTGTACACCTACTCGCCATTATTGTATTGGCCTTAAGTTTAACGCCTGTCTTTAAGGTTCGTCACAAAGATATATTTCTGTGTGTGGTGGTAGGTTTTATAAGTTTTTTAACCACTACAGTGTTTGATTTTACAGGGATTCTGGTTAGTATTTTTATGGGAACACTTGCCACAGTTGCAGTGAGTAAGTTATTTAGCAAACTCACCCGAACTCCGCGTCTTGTTTATCTGGTTCCGGGTATCATCATGTTGGTTCCGGGAAGTAAAGCATTCATCGGATTGAGTACGGTTTTTCTGCATCAAAACAATGCATCGGGAAATATGGGAGAACAGGTTCTGTACATTTTTATGGGAATAATCGGAGGCTTATTATTTTCCGGCACTTTTATGGACAAAAAACTACAAGAGCACAATCGCTAG
- a CDS encoding FKBP-type peptidyl-prolyl cis-trans isomerase, producing the protein MGRREKKARSKGSVGNNRKTGEDFLSLNIQKEGVFETDSGLQCLIVEEKQGAKPAMFDTVLIHQRALLLDGKILEDTYRQNRPDEVKIEELIEGLQEGLQMMSVGSRYKFWVPADLAWGKKGTGNKIPPNAVLSFDIRLVEIL; encoded by the coding sequence ATGGGCAGACGTGAAAAAAAAGCAAGAAGCAAAGGTTCGGTAGGTAATAACCGTAAAACAGGTGAAGATTTTCTTAGCCTGAATATTCAAAAGGAAGGCGTTTTTGAAACCGATTCAGGATTACAGTGCCTGATTGTTGAAGAAAAACAAGGTGCAAAACCGGCAATGTTCGATACCGTACTTATTCACCAGCGGGCATTATTACTCGATGGCAAAATTTTGGAAGATACATACCGTCAGAACCGCCCTGATGAAGTAAAAATTGAAGAATTGATTGAAGGACTGCAGGAAGGACTTCAAATGATGAGTGTTGGTAGTCGTTATAAATTTTGGGTTCCGGCTGATTTGGCTTGGGGGAAAAAGGGAACCGGGAATAAAATACCACCCAATGCAGTTCTGAGTTTTGATATAAGGTTGGTAGAGATTTTATAA
- a CDS encoding class I SAM-dependent methyltransferase: MEQLKQFFADKKVESILDVGTGTGDFIAVLKEVVPGASLTGVDPNKESLLEATQTFPDVKFKEMYGEKLDFADNTFDVTSISMALHHLPDISKTLGEMKRIVKPGGWIIVNELFSDNLNSAQEVHKAMHHFRSKIDRLNGVSHNETFEKSQILQFVEDAGFEIRLHFENRKAAKQLSAEDIQERSNKLTEMLEQVNHKPEYLDLKKEAEQITAALKIHGFEMATRLVIVAAVNKTQLS, from the coding sequence ATGGAACAATTAAAACAATTTTTCGCCGACAAAAAAGTGGAGTCAATTCTTGATGTTGGCACCGGAACAGGCGATTTTATAGCCGTTTTAAAAGAGGTGGTACCGGGTGCTTCTCTAACGGGTGTCGATCCGAACAAGGAATCGCTGCTGGAAGCTACTCAAACTTTTCCGGATGTAAAGTTCAAGGAAATGTATGGCGAAAAACTTGACTTCGCAGATAATACGTTTGATGTGACTTCCATTTCAATGGCATTGCATCATTTGCCCGATATTTCGAAAACGCTGGGTGAAATGAAACGGATTGTAAAACCAGGCGGCTGGATCATTGTTAACGAACTTTTTAGTGACAATTTAAACTCCGCTCAGGAAGTTCACAAAGCCATGCATCATTTCAGAAGTAAAATAGACCGTTTAAATGGTGTGTCGCACAACGAAACATTTGAAAAAAGTCAGATTCTTCAATTTGTTGAAGATGCCGGATTTGAGATTCGTTTGCATTTTGAAAACAGAAAAGCTGCAAAACAACTTAGTGCCGAAGATATTCAGGAGCGTAGTAACAAACTCACTGAAATGCTTGAACAGGTGAATCACAAACCTGAATACCTCGATTTGAAAAAGGAGGCAGAACAGATTACTGCTGCGTTAAAAATACATGGTTTCGAAATGGCAACACGGCTTGTAATTGTGGCTGCCGTTAACAAAACTCAGCTTTCTTAA
- a CDS encoding sulfite exporter TauE/SafE family protein — protein MLELDFTILQWILLAVCAILVGMSKVGVPGVSMLVVPALAIIFGGKASTGILLPMLMMADIFGVSYYHRHAEWKYLWKLLPWAFVGIGIALWVGEVVNDNWFKNIIAILVFLCIGLMLWKDRKKDQNLFPDSWWFAASMGVLGGFATMIGNVAGPIFAIYLLAMHLPKNSFIGTGAWFFLIVNFFKFPLHIFIWKTISWQTLTLDIMLLPAIAIGAFLGIRLVKQISDGLYRTAVIVVTAISAFLLLI, from the coding sequence ATGCTTGAACTTGATTTTACAATTCTTCAGTGGATTTTATTAGCCGTTTGTGCAATTCTTGTGGGTATGTCAAAAGTTGGTGTGCCGGGCGTTTCTATGCTTGTTGTACCGGCACTGGCAATCATATTTGGCGGAAAAGCTTCCACCGGTATTTTACTTCCGATGCTAATGATGGCCGATATTTTTGGAGTGAGTTATTACCACCGTCATGCCGAGTGGAAATATTTGTGGAAATTATTACCCTGGGCATTTGTTGGTATTGGAATTGCACTTTGGGTTGGTGAGGTTGTAAACGACAATTGGTTTAAAAATATTATTGCAATTTTGGTTTTTTTATGCATTGGATTGATGCTTTGGAAGGATCGTAAAAAGGATCAAAACCTTTTCCCCGATAGCTGGTGGTTTGCCGCATCGATGGGCGTTTTAGGAGGTTTTGCAACAATGATAGGAAATGTGGCAGGTCCTATTTTTGCCATTTATTTATTGGCGATGCATTTGCCTAAAAATAGCTTTATTGGAACCGGTGCATGGTTTTTTCTGATCGTAAACTTCTTTAAATTTCCGTTGCATATTTTTATTTGGAAAACAATTAGCTGGCAAACGTTAACGCTTGACATAATGTTACTTCCTGCAATTGCCATTGGTGCTTTCCTTGGAATCCGGCTTGTGAAACAAATTTCGGATGGATTGTATCGTACGGCAGTTATTGTTGTAACTGCTATTTCAGCATTTTTACTTTTAATCTGA
- a CDS encoding DUF1232 domain-containing protein produces the protein MEGKYSKYFSEKSLWEKIKKFSKEAGEKVIYAVLILFYTMQDKNVSVKAKMGIAAALGYFILPTDAIFDLTPIIGFSDDLGVLLFALSQISQNITAEVKAKARVKLHDWFGKVDLDQLDEIEKTVL, from the coding sequence ATGGAAGGGAAATACTCAAAATACTTTTCGGAAAAATCGCTTTGGGAGAAAATTAAAAAATTCTCGAAAGAAGCCGGTGAGAAGGTAATTTACGCGGTGTTGATTTTGTTTTATACCATGCAGGATAAAAACGTGAGTGTTAAAGCAAAAATGGGAATAGCCGCGGCATTGGGGTATTTTATACTACCAACAGACGCAATTTTCGACTTAACTCCTATAATCGGGTTCTCCGATGACTTGGGTGTACTTTTGTTCGCCCTATCTCAAATATCTCAAAATATTACTGCCGAAGTAAAGGCAAAAGCGCGCGTAAAACTGCACGACTGGTTTGGTAAAGTTGATTTGGATCAACTTGATGAGATCGAAAAAACTGTACTTTAA
- the dusB gene encoding tRNA dihydrouridine synthase DusB: MKIGDINLEGVPLFLAPMEDVTYKSFRWMCKKFGADVMYTEFISSEALVRDIEKTKIKMHLFEFDRPVAIQIYGHNIDSMVRAAQVAEEFQPDFLDINFGCPMKKIVRHGAGSAILKDLPKMQQMAAEIVKAVKIPVTAKTRLGWTESDKPIAEAAERLQDAGIQALAIHGRTREQLYTGVADWTLIGEVKNNPKIHIPIIGNGDINSGKKAKQLLDETGVDALMIGRGAIGRPWLFREVKHYLATGNELPQPSVSEVVETLKEQMRLNLEWRDNERSGILMMRRHFAKYFPGLPNFRELKIKLLRAETNAEVHTILEKIVEEYGSFQLDFSTASLK, from the coding sequence ATGAAAATTGGTGACATTAATTTAGAAGGAGTTCCCCTGTTTTTAGCACCCATGGAAGATGTAACGTATAAATCGTTCCGGTGGATGTGCAAAAAATTTGGCGCAGACGTGATGTACACCGAATTCATATCATCGGAGGCGCTGGTGCGCGACATCGAAAAAACCAAAATAAAGATGCACCTGTTCGAATTCGATCGACCGGTGGCCATTCAAATTTACGGACACAATATAGATTCGATGGTGCGTGCTGCACAGGTAGCAGAAGAGTTCCAACCCGATTTTCTGGATATAAATTTTGGCTGTCCCATGAAAAAAATCGTTCGTCATGGAGCCGGTTCAGCCATTTTAAAAGATCTGCCAAAAATGCAGCAAATGGCTGCGGAAATTGTAAAAGCGGTGAAAATTCCGGTTACTGCAAAAACACGTTTGGGTTGGACTGAATCTGATAAACCAATTGCTGAAGCAGCAGAACGATTGCAGGACGCCGGTATTCAGGCATTGGCAATACATGGGCGAACACGCGAACAATTGTACACCGGTGTTGCCGACTGGACTTTAATCGGCGAGGTGAAGAATAATCCGAAAATACACATTCCGATTATTGGTAATGGCGACATTAATAGTGGTAAAAAAGCCAAACAATTATTAGACGAAACCGGAGTTGACGCCTTAATGATCGGGCGTGGTGCCATTGGACGGCCCTGGCTGTTTCGAGAGGTAAAACATTATTTGGCAACTGGAAACGAATTGCCGCAGCCAAGTGTTTCAGAAGTGGTAGAAACTTTAAAAGAACAGATGCGCTTAAATCTGGAATGGCGCGATAACGAGCGTTCGGGAATTTTAATGATGCGCAGACATTTCGCAAAATATTTTCCCGGGTTACCCAATTTCAGAGAGCTGAAAATTAAATTGCTCCGTGCTGAAACAAATGCTGAGGTTCACACGATTTTAGAAAAAATTGTGGAAGAGTATGGCAGTTTTCAACTCGATTTTTCAACTGCAAGTTTAAAATAA
- a CDS encoding DUF4296 domain-containing protein: protein MKKLQILLLFLLFAIVSCEDEIVQKPENLINEKQMIDMMVDVHLGKATYNKFRYDSIMFNNSSVNFYYSVLEKYNVPDSVFEKSFVYYASKPKNFEKMYRKVMNKLSQMEQEYSGRKEELLQFDENEEIRE from the coding sequence ATGAAGAAGCTACAAATACTACTTTTATTTCTGCTTTTCGCGATTGTGTCGTGCGAAGATGAAATTGTTCAAAAACCCGAAAATCTGATTAACGAGAAGCAGATGATCGATATGATGGTGGATGTTCATTTGGGAAAAGCTACCTATAATAAGTTCCGCTACGATTCCATCATGTTTAATAATTCATCGGTTAATTTCTATTATTCTGTGCTGGAAAAATACAACGTTCCTGATTCGGTATTTGAAAAATCGTTTGTTTATTACGCGAGCAAACCCAAAAATTTTGAAAAAATGTATCGGAAAGTAATGAATAAATTGAGCCAGATGGAACAGGAATATTCCGGGCGAAAGGAAGAATTATTGCAATTCGACGAGAATGAAGAAATACGGGAGTAG
- the radA gene encoding DNA repair protein RadA, with protein MAKTKSIYTCQNCGAQSPKWMGKCSTCNEWNTYVEEIVEKKQSTGKLAVQISGNQPLTLDKIEMVNTQRISVGIEEFNRVLGGGIVPGSLILLGGDPGIGKSTLALQLALGLPSKNILYISGEESLQQIKLRAERLSNSISNCLFLSETSLEHIIAHTEQVKPELLILDSIQTISTELIESSPGSVGQVRECTSAILKFAKKNNVAVILIGHITKDGNLAGPKVLEHMVDTVLQFEGDTNYMYRILRSNKNRFGSTNELGIFEMRSDGLREITNPSEQLISKVSDDVSGTAIAATVEGVRPFLIEIQALVSSAAYGTPQRSSTGFDLRRLNMLLAVLEKRAGFKLIAKDVFLNIAGGLKISDPATDLAVICSILSSNIDIAINHKICFAGEVGLTGEIRAVGRIEQRIAEAAKLGFKRIYVPSLNKGFDVKKFNIEIVKVSRVEEVFKTIFA; from the coding sequence ATGGCAAAAACCAAAAGCATATACACCTGTCAAAATTGCGGGGCACAATCACCCAAATGGATGGGGAAATGTTCGACTTGCAACGAGTGGAACACCTATGTGGAAGAGATTGTAGAAAAGAAACAAAGCACCGGGAAATTGGCGGTACAAATTTCGGGGAATCAGCCATTAACACTCGATAAAATTGAAATGGTTAATACCCAGCGAATTTCGGTGGGCATTGAAGAATTTAACCGGGTTTTAGGAGGCGGAATTGTTCCCGGATCGCTGATTCTTTTGGGAGGCGACCCGGGTATTGGAAAATCTACTCTGGCTTTGCAACTTGCCTTGGGTTTGCCTAGTAAAAACATTCTGTACATTTCGGGAGAGGAGAGTTTACAGCAAATAAAATTGCGGGCCGAGCGCCTGAGTAATTCAATTAGTAACTGCCTTTTTTTAAGCGAAACATCGCTTGAGCACATTATTGCGCATACCGAGCAGGTAAAACCCGAGTTGCTGATTCTCGATTCCATTCAAACCATTTCAACTGAATTAATCGAGTCGTCGCCGGGTTCGGTGGGGCAGGTGCGCGAGTGTACTTCGGCTATTTTAAAGTTTGCAAAAAAGAACAATGTGGCCGTAATTTTAATCGGGCACATTACAAAAGACGGCAATCTGGCAGGCCCCAAAGTGCTGGAGCACATGGTTGACACCGTTCTTCAGTTTGAAGGCGACACAAATTATATGTATCGGATTTTGCGCTCGAACAAAAACCGCTTTGGCTCTACCAACGAATTGGGGATTTTTGAAATGCGGAGTGATGGTTTGCGCGAAATTACCAATCCATCGGAACAATTAATTTCGAAAGTGAGCGACGATGTTAGCGGAACCGCCATTGCAGCCACTGTTGAAGGGGTTCGACCCTTTCTGATTGAGATTCAGGCCCTGGTAAGTTCGGCGGCTTACGGCACACCGCAGCGTTCGTCCACCGGATTTGATTTGCGCCGCTTAAATATGTTACTGGCAGTGTTGGAAAAGCGCGCAGGATTTAAATTGATCGCAAAAGATGTTTTTTTAAACATTGCAGGCGGATTAAAAATCAGTGATCCGGCTACCGATCTGGCAGTAATTTGTTCCATTCTTTCGTCGAACATTGATATTGCCATAAACCACAAAATTTGTTTTGCGGGTGAGGTTGGTTTAACAGGCGAAATTCGTGCAGTTGGCCGCATTGAACAACGTATTGCTGAAGCGGCAAAACTTGGTTTTAAGCGTATTTATGTTCCTTCGTTAAACAAAGGATTCGATGTTAAAAAATTCAATATCGAAATTGTAAAAGTAAGTCGTGTGGAAGAGGTGTTTAAAACCATTTTTGCCTAA
- the rfaE2 gene encoding D-glycero-beta-D-manno-heptose 1-phosphate adenylyltransferase produces MNFKTKSKIFTNFESLQPLLTIWKGSNNTIVFTNGCFDIIHNGHVDSLQKSAAFGTRLIVGLNSDESVRILKGENRPIMDEQARAEVLAAFECVDAVLIFSEETPAEVIAKIIPDVLVKGAQYEIHEIAGHDTVLNNGGKVETLDLVEGISTSEIIQRIKKL; encoded by the coding sequence ATGAATTTTAAGACAAAATCAAAAATATTCACCAATTTCGAATCGCTTCAGCCTTTGCTAACCATTTGGAAAGGAAGTAATAACACCATTGTTTTTACCAATGGTTGTTTCGATATTATTCACAACGGGCATGTTGATTCGCTGCAGAAGTCGGCGGCTTTTGGAACCCGCTTGATTGTGGGATTAAATTCCGATGAGTCGGTGCGGATTTTAAAAGGCGAAAATCGCCCGATTATGGATGAACAAGCGCGTGCGGAAGTATTGGCCGCTTTTGAGTGTGTTGATGCAGTGCTGATTTTTAGTGAAGAAACACCGGCAGAAGTAATCGCCAAAATAATTCCTGATGTGCTGGTAAAAGGTGCGCAGTACGAAATTCACGAAATTGCCGGGCACGATACCGTTTTAAACAATGGAGGTAAAGTGGAAACCTTGGATTTGGTAGAGGGAATTTCTACCAGCGAAATAATTCAGCGAATTAAAAAACTATAA